Sequence from the Azospirillum formosense genome:
GATTCACCCCGGTGATCTGGTTGACGTAGGTGCCGACCACCACCTTCGCCGGCTCCGCCCGCGACGCTCCGGGCAGGCCGGCCAGAAGGACGGCGATGAACGCCAGCGCGTACCGAATCATGATGCCCTCTCCCTTCCTGCCGGATGTCAGTGCGCGTGGCTCTTCTTGACCAGCACGTCCATGGTCGCCAGCAGCACGCCGGAAACGATGAAGGTGACGTGGATGGCGACCAGCCACATCAGGTCGCGGTCGGACACCTCCGACACGTTCATGAAGGTCTTCAGGATCTGGATGGAGGAGATCGCCACGATGCTGGCGATCAGCTTCACCTTCAGCGCGCTGAAATCCAGCTTGCCCATCCATTCCGGGCGGTCGGCGTGACCGGCGACGTCGATCTTCGAGACGAAGTTCTCGTAGCCGCTGAAGATCACCATCAGCACGAGGTTGCCGACCATCGTCAGGTCGACCAGCCCGAGCACGATCAGGATGATGTCGTTCTCCGTGCCGTGGACCAGAAGCGGCAGCGCGTGGACCAGTTCCAGCGCGAAGCGCCAGCCGATCATCAGCAGCGCGCCCACCAGACCGACATAGAGCGGCGCCAGGAGCCAGCGGCTCTGGAACATCACCTGCTCCAGGAAATGCTCGGCCCGGCGCGCCGGACCGCGGCGCCCCTCGCCGTTGCGGGACAGGAGGGTGGTGTCGCCGGTCAGGGCCGACGGGTTCGACTGGGTCATGACTTGCTCGCCAATGTGATGTCGCCACGGATCTGGCCGATTTTCCGGCCGTCGATTTGATGTTGGTAGGTCATCTGCAACTGGTCGAAGGCCAGCGAAATGGTCTCGGTGCCGTTGCTGCTGTCGTCGTTGTCGACCGACAGCACGTATTCGGTGATCTGCGTGTTCTTCAGGATGATGGTCAGGTACGGCTCGGCGAAGATGTCGCTCTCGCCGAAATACTCGCCGCCCTGAAGCTGCGCGAAGGTGCGGAAGAAGTGGATGGTCGCGGTGACGTCCTTCTTCTGCGGATCGAAGGCCGCCTGCATCAGTTTGGGCGAGGCGAGATCGAAGCGGCGCTCCAGCTTCAGGCTGTCGACGCCGAGCTTGTCCTGCTTCTGCGCCTTGCGGCTGCCGAAATAGGACGTGTCCTCGATCGGGTCGTCATAGTTGAAGCCGCCGACCTCGCGCTTGCCCGAGGACAGGTCGAATTTGAAGCAGTCGGCCAGATTCTTGTAGTTGCGGATCAGCGACTCGCCCTTGATGCCGGGATAGTCGAGCAGGATGCGGGGCATGGATCAGCGCTCCTCAAGCCGCAGAAGGCCGAAGATCCGCCCGACCTCGCCGCGGTCGCCGAGCAGCTCGGCGTACAGCTCCGGAAGGGACAGGTTCCCCCAGGCCGCGGCGCGGCGGACGAGGTAGGAGGTCGGGCTGTGCGGCTCCTCGCGTGCCAGGAAATCGGCGATCTGGTGCAGCATCGCGTAGGCCTCCTGGCGGGTCCGCGGCCCGCCGGGACGGGCGAAGGCGGCGGGAATGATCTCGGCGGACGCGTCCATGGTGGCCTCCTCCCCGCCTTCGGCCCCCTCCGTGGCGGCAGCGGCCCCGTCCGGATCGATGCCGCGCTTGGCGAGCGCTTCGCGGTGGAACTGGATCAGGCTTTCCAGGGTCTTCAGAAGCTGCGTGAAACCGGGCGCGGCGCGGCCGGCCACGGCGTCCAGCTCCGCCGCCAGCGTGCGCACCGCGGTCACCGTGTCGCGCAGGTGGCCGTGCTGGGTCTGGTAGAAGTCGGGCGGGGTGCGGTCCTGGGCGGCGAGAATCTGTTCGACCGTCACCTCCCCGTCGTCGACCGCCGCGTGGAAGGCGCGCGGGTCGCGGGTGGCGAGCTTGCGCAGACGTTGCGCGTTCTGCCAGTCCTGGAAGCGGTGGATCTCGTCGGCGCTCGGCCCCGGCTGGGTGACGGCGGTCGCCATCAGGTCGCGCGACAGCTGGCTGTCCAGCCAGACCAGCGGCGCCAGCCGCGGTTCCGGGTCGCCGTCGTCCAGGCGCGGGTAGAGGCCGTCCCAGAAGTCCTCCACCAGCCCATGGACCAGCAGAAGCCCCGGCGCCAGCCCCGCAGGGCCGTGCAGGCGGCCCAGCGCCTGGACCAGCCACGCCGCGACCTGGAGATCCTTGGTGCGGGTCGTCAGCAGGTCCGACGCCTGCTGGACGACGCCCTTCCAGTCGGCCTTCTTGACGGTGGTCTGCCAGATGCCCTGGTCGAGATCGTCGTCCATCCGACGCGCCTCGGTCAGCGCGTCGAACTCGGGGCCGTGGCGCAGGTCGTCGCCCGCCGGATCGTCGCCGGGGATGGGCTGAAGCAGGGCACCGATGTCGATCAGCGGGCGGGGCGTGGTGGTCATGGAGCTGCTCACGGGAAGCGTTGGGCCGCGGGGCGGAGCATCGGGGGTTGGGATGGCGGGGTGCCCAGATCGAAGAAGGCCCGGTCCGCCGGAGCCACCGCCCCGGAGGGCGCCGGCCAGCCGGCCAGCCCCGGCATCCGCCGCATGCTGCCGACCGGGGCCAGCGGCGGCGCCTGCGCGGGCAGCGCCGGCATGGCCACCTTCTCCTCGCGCGGCGGCTTGCCGTCGGAGAGAACAGTGCGCTTGACCGCCAGCGTCATGAAGACCCGGACGTTGGGCTTCACTGCCGGCTGCGGAGCCGCCTGGACCGCCGGAGCGATCGGCAGCGGGGCCGGATTGGCGGCTTCCTTGACCGGGCCGCTGGCCGTGGCCTCGAACAGCAGCAGCGGCTCGGTGTCCGGACCGGGGCGGCGGTCGCGCTGCGGCGCGGCCTGCCGGCCGGCCAGGGCGAACAGCGCCCAGGGACCGTCATAGTCGAAGCGCAGCGAGGGTCCGTCCACCGACGCCCCCGCGCCGACGCCGGAGACCGGCAGCACCGTGCCGTCCTTGGCCCAGCGCAACGTCACGCTCAGCTTGTCGCCGGGATACCAGCGCAACGGCGTGCGCGGCAGCATGCTGGACAGAGCGCCGTTCGGCGTGGCGAGCTTCCATTCGATGATGTCGCTGCCCCCGGCCTCGCGACCGCGGTTGACGCGGAAGGCGGGGTCGAGCGCCAGACCGCCGCTCTGGTCCGGGGTCACCGCGGCGATCAGCAGCGGACGCGCCCGCTCCATGGTCTCCACGAAGCGCAGCGCCTCGCGTCCGGCGGTGCCGAACCGCTCGCCGCGGCGCAGCCCCTCCAGCACGAAGGCCGACCGCGCGTCGAACCGCTCGTAGAAGGCGCGCACCGCCGCCGGGTCGGCCTCCTCGCCCGCCACGGCGGCGGCGGCAAAGGGGAAGCGGCCGGCCAGCATCTCGTTGAAGGACGCGGCCATGTCGACATAGGCGTCGTAGACGCGGGCGTCGGCGGCCAGCACGCAGCGCGTGGCGATCCACTGCTTCAGCTCGGCCAGACGGCTGCGGAAGAAGTCGTCCGGCACCCCGTCGATGGCGCCGAGATTCTGGCAGCCGGCGGCGTCCACCGCGGCGCTTTCCACCGTCACGAACTTTTCCAACTGCGCCAGGGAGCTGTTCGGACGCCCGCCGTCGTACTTGTCCAGCTCGGCGATAATCCGCGCCCATTTGGAGGCGGCGCCCGACCCGGTCCCGGCGCCCATCACCGGGCGCTCCAGGATCTCCACCACCGGGGCGGCGATGTCGCGGGCGAGCACCGTCACCTCCTGCCGGGCGTTGCCGAGATAGAGTGCCAGCCCGGCCGGCGTGGTCTGCCCGAACAGCAGGTGCGGCACCAGCGGCCCGTCCACCCAGACGTCCAGCGCGTGGGCGTCGGGCCGGTAGAGCTGGTCGCCCTCCAGCAGACGGTCGGCCTGCGCCAGCACGGCGTTGGCCTGCCGGGCCACCGTGTCGCGGATGGTGTCGGCGGAGGTGGTCAGCCCGATCTGGCGGAAGGACTG
This genomic interval carries:
- a CDS encoding type VI secretion system tube protein Hcp, with the translated sequence MPRILLDYPGIKGESLIRNYKNLADCFKFDLSSGKREVGGFNYDDPIEDTSYFGSRKAQKQDKLGVDSLKLERRFDLASPKLMQAAFDPQKKDVTATIHFFRTFAQLQGGEYFGESDIFAEPYLTIILKNTQITEYVLSVDNDDSSNGTETISLAFDQLQMTYQHQIDGRKIGQIRGDITLASKS
- the tssA gene encoding type VI secretion system protein TssA yields the protein MTTTPRPLIDIGALLQPIPGDDPAGDDLRHGPEFDALTEARRMDDDLDQGIWQTTVKKADWKGVVQQASDLLTTRTKDLQVAAWLVQALGRLHGPAGLAPGLLLVHGLVEDFWDGLYPRLDDGDPEPRLAPLVWLDSQLSRDLMATAVTQPGPSADEIHRFQDWQNAQRLRKLATRDPRAFHAAVDDGEVTVEQILAAQDRTPPDFYQTQHGHLRDTVTAVRTLAAELDAVAGRAAPGFTQLLKTLESLIQFHREALAKRGIDPDGAAAATEGAEGGEEATMDASAEIIPAAFARPGGPRTRQEAYAMLHQIADFLAREEPHSPTSYLVRRAAAWGNLSLPELYAELLGDRGEVGRIFGLLRLEER
- a CDS encoding TIGR00645 family protein, with protein sequence MTQSNPSALTGDTTLLSRNGEGRRGPARRAEHFLEQVMFQSRWLLAPLYVGLVGALLMIGWRFALELVHALPLLVHGTENDIILIVLGLVDLTMVGNLVLMVIFSGYENFVSKIDVAGHADRPEWMGKLDFSALKVKLIASIVAISSIQILKTFMNVSEVSDRDLMWLVAIHVTFIVSGVLLATMDVLVKKSHAH